From Oryza sativa Japonica Group chromosome 4, ASM3414082v1, one genomic window encodes:
- the LOC4336546 gene encoding probable metal-nicotianamine transporter YSL16 produces MDRHALGGGGALEIEKTPEAAEDMESEPALAAAREAERVPPWREQVTARGMVAALLIGVVYTVIVMKLSLTTGLIPTLNVSAALLAFLALRGWTHALDRLGIASRPFTRQENTVIQTCAVACYTIGYGGGFGSFLLGLNKKTYELSGASTPGNVPGSYKEPGIGWMTGFLLSTSFVGLLTLLPLRKVLVIDYKLTYPSGTATAVLINGFHTPQGDKNAKKQVRGFLRYFGISFLWSFFQWFYTGGDVCGFLQFPTFGLKAWKHTFFFDFSLTYVGAGMICSHLVNLSLLFGAILSWGIMWPLIGKQKGNWYSAKASESSMSGLFGYKSFICIALLVGDGFYNFVKVIVVTLKSVRERSRRRGLNNRVADADTMAIDDMQRNEVFNRDNIPTWMAYTGYTLLSVIAVVLIPVMFRQVKWYYVIIAYLLAPALGFCNAYGTGLTDMNMGYNYGKIALFIFAAWAGKDDGVVAGLVGCGLVKQLVLISADLMHDFKTGHLTLTSPRSMLVGQVVGTLMGCVVAPLTFFLFYKAFDVGDPNGYWKAPYALIYRNMAIIGVEGFSALPRHCLQLCAGFFAFAVLANLARDFLPRRYGRYMPLPMAMAVPFLVGASFAIDMCAGSLVVFLWHRFDGKRAALLVPAVASGLICGDGIWTFPSSLLALAKVKPPICMKFIPGN; encoded by the exons ATGGACCGCCACGCgctgggcggcggtggcgcgctggAGATCGAGAAGacgccggaggcggcggaggacatGGAGTCGGAGcccgcgctggcggcggcgcgcgaggcgGAGCGCGTCCCGCCGTGGCGGGAGCAGGTGACCGCCCGCgggatggtggcggcgctgctgaTCGGCGTGGTGTACACGGTGATCGTGATGAAGCTGAGCCTCACCACGGGGCTCATCCCCACGCTCAACGTCtccgccgcgctgctcgcctTCCTCGCGCTCCGGGGATGGACGCACGCGCTCGACCGCCTCGGCATTGCCTCCCGCCCCTTCACCCGCCAGGAGAACACCGTCATCCAGACCTGCGCCGTCGCCTGCTACACCATCGGCTACGGCG GTGGATTCGGGTCGTTCTTGCTGGGGCTGAACAAGAAGACGTACGAGCTGTCCGGCGCGAGCACGCCGGGGAACGTGCCGGGGAGCTACAAGGAGCCCGGGATCGGGTGGATGACGGGGTTCCTCCTCTCCACCAGCttcgtggggctcctcaccttGCTCCCTCTCCGAAAG GTGCTGGTCATCGACTACAAGCTAACATATCCAAGTGGGACAGCGACTGCTGTTCTCATAAACGGGTTTCACACGCCTCAAGGAGATAAGAATGCGAA AAAGCAAGTCCGTGGATTCCTCAGGTATTTCGGCATCAGCTTCTTGTGGAGCTTCTTCCAGTGGTTCTACACCGGCGGTGACGTCTGCGGATTCCTCCAGTTCCCTACCTTTGGGCTGAAAGCTTGGAAACATAC ATTTTTCTTCGACTTCAGTCTCACGTATGTTGGTGCCGGGATGATCTGTTCTCACCTTGTCAACCTCTCTCTCTTGTTCGGCGCGATCCTCTCCTGGGGAATAATGTGGCCGCTCATCGGCAAGCAGAAGGGGAATTGGTACTCTGCTAAGGCATCTGAAAGTAGCATGTCGGGCCTGTTCGGTTACAAG TCCTTCATCTGCATTGCACTTCTCGTTGGAGATGGCTTCTACAACTTCGTCAAAGTGATCGTTGTCACTCTCAAGAGCGTACGCGAAAGATCAAGGCGCAGGGGTCTTAACAACAGAG TGGCGGACGCGGACACCATGGCGATCGACGACATGCAGCGGAACGAGGTGTTCAACCGGGACAACATCCCGACCTGGATGGCGTACACCGGGTACACGCTGCTCAGCGTCATCGCCGTGGTCCTCATCCCGGTGATGTTCCGGCAGGTGAAGTGGTACTACGTGATCATCGCGTACCTGCTGGCGCCGGCGCTGGGGTTCTGCAACGCCTACGGCACGGGGCTCACCGACATGAACATGGGGTACAACTACGGCAAGATCGCGCTCTTCATCTTCGCGGCGTGGGCCGGGAAGGACGACGGCGTGGTGGCCGGGCTCGTCGGGTGCGGGCTGGTGAAGCAGCTGGTGCTCATCTCCGCCGACCTGATGCACGACTTCAAGACGGGCCACCTGACGCTGACCTCGCCGCGGTCGATGCTGGTCGGGCAGGTGGTGGGCACGCTGATGGGgtgcgtcgtcgcgccgctcaccttcttcctcttctacAAGGCGTTCGACGTCGGCGACCCCAACGGGTACTGGAAGGCGCCGTACGCGCTCATCTACCGGAACATGGCCATCATCGGCGTGGAGGGGTTCTCGGCGCTGCCGAGGCACTGCCTGCAGCTGTGCGCGGGGTTCTTCGCGTTCGCGGTGCTCGCCAACCTGGCGCGGGACTTCCTGCCGCGCAGGTACGGGCGGTACATGCCGCTGCCCATGGCCATGGCCGTGCCGTTCCTCGTCGGCGCCAGCTTCGCCATCGACATGTGCGCCGGCAGCCTCGTGGTGTTCCTCTGGCACAGGTTCGACGGCAAGAGGGCCGCGCTGCTCGTGCCGGCCGTCGCGTCCGGCCTCATCTGCGGCGACGGGATTTGGACGTTCCCTTCGTCGCTGCTCGCGCTGGCCAAGGTCAAGCCACCCATCTGCATGAAGTTCATACCGGGAAACTAG